The Roseiconus lacunae genomic sequence CGCTGCTAGTCGTTTTTAGCGCGATTTTGGTATTCCTGCTGATTGGACGCGGCTTTGTAGCCCAACCAGAAGCGTTCGACTCCATCGGCCCACTCAGCGAGTCAGAACTGGGTGGCGAGATGATTGCGGGACGTACGGTCATCGCGGCAGCCGATGGTTGGGAAGAACATCCCGACTTGGTCCGGTTCGTTGACCAGCAGGGAGGCGGTTTTGATGTCTATCAAGCTCAGCCGACCGAAGTTGAGGGGCAAGTTATTCTGCGTCAGGCCCAGGCAATTCGAAAAGCAGATGACGGAACCTTCGTCGACGGAGCCCCGCTAGGACGTGAAGCCGGGGAAAAGCAATTCCAGCCGGTCGGTACGATCCACTCACTTCCCGACGGCAAGCAGGAAACCGGTGGGCTTGGATTGGTCAGTTTCTTTACGACGCTTAACGATAGCAAGGTCGTGTTGTGGCGAAACAAAACGGTTGCCCATGCCGATGGGACAAAGTCGACAATCCACTTTCAGAAGTTGACGCCGGGTAACGAGGTTCTGCGTCCCGGTGAGCACCCCAAGTTTGCGGGCATCCGAGGCACCGAAATGCTCGGCAAGCTGAACTTCTTGTCGTTGATGCTGGCCTTGTTTTGCGGCACGGCATCGCTTCCCCACATCTTGATTCGGTATTACACCGTCAAGGACGGCGCCGCGGCTCGTAAGAGCACGATCGTGGGAATCGCCAGCATCGGCTTTTTTTACGTGCTCACGCTCTACATCGGACTCGGCGCGATGACCAGCGGTTCGATGGATTTGACCGACAGCAACATGGCCGCGCCCTTGCTTGCACGAAGCATCAGCACATGGTTGTTTGCGATTATTTCCGCGATCGCTTTCACGACGGTGCTCGGTACCGTTAGCGGGCTGATCCTTGCCAGCAGCGGCGCGGTCGCTCACGATTTGTTGGTCGGCGTCTGCGGTATCAATCTCTCCGAAGATAAGAAAGTGCGGATCGCTAAGATCGCCGCCGTCGTTGTCGGTGGCATTGCGATCGTCCTCGGCGTGTTGTTCAAAGAGATGAACGTCGGCTACCTGGTCGGCTGGGCATTCAGCGTGGCGGCAAGTGCGAACCTGCCCGCGCTGGTGATGCTGTTATTCTGGAAAGGTACAAGTAAGCAAGGAATCGTAGCAAGCGTTTTGGTCGGTATGATCAGTTCTCTAGGATGGATCCTTGTTTCCAGCGATACCTACAAATCGGTTTATGGTTGGGATCCCGAGACCGCGATCGCCCCCTTCAGCCAACCCGGAATTGTCACGATCCCGTTGGCGTTCGTGACACTGGTCGTTGTTTCACTAATGACCAAACCTGCTTCGGCGAACGAACCGGCAGCGACTTAGGTTTCTGGGTTCGTTCGTCATCGGTCACTTTCGCACCACGGTCCAGATACAGCGATGCGTCACCAAAAGACATTCAGGTCGATCGTAAGTCTATTGATTGGCTGCGTCATGATCGGCTGCGAGGGTGCCGATTCTCGCTCGGAGGATTCGGCAACGTCTGATCCCATTGCGGTGCGGTCAACAGTGACCGCCGAACCCGTCGTGGCGCAGGCCGAGCAGCAAATCGTCGATTCTGACAAGGCTTCCACAAGCGAGGTAAGCGACGGCCAAACGATCCCTATGCGAGGCACCGAAGTAAGCTGGCCTCGGCTGTTAGGAAGTCATTTCGACGGGGTCGCGCCGGCGTCGCAAGTTAGCGTTGATTGGACCTCGCCACCGCAGGTGACGTGGACGTTATTTGTCGGCGAGGGCTACGGCCTGGGAAGTGTCAGCGACCAAACATACTATCACTTTGATGCGACGTCGTCGGGCGGTCGGGCCGTGCAGCGAATCAGAGCGATCGACTTGGAAACAGGAACGGAGGATTGGTCGGCCGAGAAACCGTTCTCCTACAACGACTTGTATGGCTATGAAAACGGTCCGCGTGGAACTCCGGCAATCGCCAATGATCGGCTTGTGTCGTATGGCGTCGACGGCGAATTAACGTGCCGCAGACGAAGTGATGGCAAAGAGCTTTGGAGTGTTTCAACAAGCCAGACGTACGGTGTCGTGCAAAACTTTTTCGGTGTCGGCGCTTCACCGCTGATTCTCGACGGCCGAGTCATCGTGACCGTCGGTGGTAGTCCGCCGGAAGACCAGCAAATCGCACCGGGGCGACTGGACCGTGTGATTTCAAATGGTTCGGCACTCGTCGCGTTCGATCTCGAATCCGGTGACGAGCTTTGGAAAGCCGGCGAGGACTTGGCAAGCTACAGCAGCCCGCGTCCGATGATGATCGACGGAAAGCAAGCGATCCTGGCGTTTTGTCGTGACCATTTGATGGCGATAGAACCAAGCGACGGGACTGTGCTTTGGAAATTCAAGCATCGGGCGGACAAGCTGGAAAGCGTCAACGCGATGATTCCAATCGTTAACAACGATCAGGTTTTCATCAGCGAATGCTATGACATCGGCAGTGCCCTGCTGAAGGTAACTCAAAGCGACGCGTCGGTGGTTTGGAAAGATGAGTCGCCCAGCCTACGCGATCATTCGATGCGATGTCATTGGTCGACACCCGTGCTGATCGACGGTCGCCTTTACGGGTGCAGTGGACGCAATAACCCAGATAGTGATTTCCGGTGTGTCGACCTGGAATCCGGAAAAGTGCTGTGGAGTGACGGGCGTCGGCGACGGAGTTCGGTGACACAGGTGGGCGACGTCTTGTTGGTGATGGGGGAATTCGGGCGACTGCAGGTCGTGCGACCTAATCCAGAACGCTTTGAATTGATCGCCGAATACGACTTGCGTGATCGTTTGACATCGCCAAGTTGGGCAGCCCCAGTCGTGATCGGTAACCGAGTGTTGGTCCGCGGCAATCACCGCGTTTTATGCCTCGCGTTCAAGTCCTAGGACGCCGTTGTGCTAATAATGACTCGGGCAATAGTTCGCGATCGTGGCTAACGTCATTCGGCAAATCCTGTCAGCGGATGCGTTCGTAGGCTTCCGATAGAAGGCGGATCGCTTGTTCGAGTTCGGCGGCGGTGTTGAACTTTCCGATCCCAAAGCGAACACTGCGGCGTGCTTCGCTTTCGCTGCGTCCAAGTCCCATGATGACATGGCTGGCGTTCGCATCGACGCTACTGCAAGCCGATCCGCTGCTGAACGCAACGTCCCGGCAGGCCGCCATCCACGCTTCGCCTTCTACATCGGGAAGAAGGATGTTGAGGTTTCCGGCGAGTCGATCGGAGTTAAGTTCGCTACCGTTGAGTTCCAGCGGATCAATCGCATCGCAGAGTGATTCGAAAAGTTGATCTCTTAGCTTCCGGGTCACTTCGGTTGTGGCTTCTATCTCCGAAGTTGCCAAGCGTAGCGCGGTTGCCATTCCAACCACGTTTGCCGGCGACATGGTCCCACTGCGCAAGTTGCGTTGTTGGCCGCCGCCGACCAGCATCGGCTTCAGACGCACACGTCGTCGTTGGACGCCTCCACCAAAGGTAAGTAGTCCAACACCTTTGGGGCCGTAGAACTTATGAGCCGACGCGCTGATCAAATCAACATCCGTCGCATGTAGGTCGACCGGCAATCGACCGACAGCTTGTGTCGCGTCACTGTGCAGCAGTGCTCCAAAACGATGAGCTAGTTTCGCAATCGCGGCGATTGGCTGCAGTGTCCCGATTTCGTTGTTGGCCCAGTGAATCGAAACGAGAGCGGTATCATCGTCGAGGGCTGTTTCGAGTTGCACGAGATCGACTTGACCGGCCAGGGCGTGTCCTTGAGGGTGGACTCCGATTTCCGTCACGCGAAAGCCGTCTTTCCTCAACCGTCTGGCAACGTCAAGCACCGCGGGGTGCTCGATGGTCGAGGTGATGAGGTGGCGACGTTTTTGTCTTGGGTGACGGCAGATTCCATCGATCGCCAAGTTATTGCTTTCGGTCGCGCCGCTGGTCACAACGACGGTGTCATCGGGCACTCGAAGTGTTTCCGCGATGACCGAAAGCGAAGCTGCGACGGCGTCCGCGGCTTGTCGTCCCATTTCGTGCGATGTGCTGTGCGGATTGCCAAAGCGTTCCACTAACCACACCATCATTTCGTCGGCGACCCGCCGGTCGCACGGCGTGGTGGCATGATTGTCGAGGTAGATCACCGTTGTTAGCTGCAGAGGTTTCAAGCTGAGGATGGATCACGACAAGGGCGAAATGCCAATGGAAATGGACATCCCGGCTGCGAGTGCCTTGGCGGCAGCCTCGATAGCTCCGTAGCGAGGTTGCTCGAATTGCCGTAGCTCTAGTACGGCCTCTTGTATAGCTCGGCAGTTCTTGCTTGGGCAACTCTAAAAGATGGATTTGCAAGGCAATCAGTGAGACGCTCGTCAGTCCTTGCTCGAAGCTGAAGATCGAGGTGCAGGCTCGCCGACTCTCTGAAAAGCAGCGCATCGAGAATGCAAATTCCGTGTCGAGGGACGCAGGTCTCGGTCGCAAAGATGTTCAAAATCGACAGCGTGTCCTCATCGAATCGTTTGCCGGTGATCGTAATGCGGATCTGCACCTGAGCGATTTTTGGCTCACCTCCGAGAACGGCGGTGAGAAAGTGGATTGTGATCGCCGGGTGGTCCGGGCTACCGAGCGAGCGATAGCTTGCACGCAAAGTCGACGTGGGGGGCGATTCCCAAGGCCACGACTAAGCAACGTGAAAGCGTTATGCGAACAACGCATCGAGCGCGAGCTGGCTCCAGGTTTCAAGCTCGGCTCGTTCGGCACGAAGTGTTTCTACGGGGACGAAGCCACCGTCGGCTAAATCCTCTTCGTTGCTTGTGACATCTGGTGAGTGAAGAACGAATCGATGCACGACCCCAAGATGGACTTGGCCGACTTCATTCGATGGATCGTAGATCAGGCCCTCGCGGGTTTCGGTGTAGTCGGATTCAAGGCAAATTTCTTCGTCCAGTTCGCGTTGCATGCCGGAATCATAAGCCTCTTGACCTTCACCGGCGTCTTCGCGACTGATGTGGCCGCCGATTCCGATGCTACGTTTGGCGTGCAAGCGTTTCTCCCCGCCGCCGCCACCGCGAGTGTAAGTGAAGACGCTCGTTTGTCCGCTATCGTCGGTGTGTTGTAGCACGACGTAGGGAATCAATTGTTTAAAGCTTGGGTCAACTTCCATCGCACCACGCGGTCGATAGGCGAGTTGTTCGCTGCGCAAGATTTGATCTAAGTAGCGTTCCGCGTCTGCTTCGAAGCCTTCAAACGCTCCGATGGAGTCGATCACAGACGCCGGGATGACGAGGACGTGTTCTTCTTGTTGGGGCATTGCGGCAGAATCAGAAAGTTAATCGTTGCGTAAATTTGAATAGGAATGGATGCACAGCAAATGTGAGCAACCATAATTAACCGACGGTACTCAGCTCCGGAGAGACGGAGCCCCGCCTTGGGCACGGCGGGGCAACTAGTCGGTTTCAGCGGCCTGGCATTCAATTAGCGCAGGCCGCTATCGGCATACGCCGGTTATTTGCCGAACAAGTAAAGCATGTTGCGAGTTCGCTGCAGCAATGCCGTACCGTTGTAGGGCACCATGCTGGAAACGGTGAACTGTGCGTCATCCCCAACGGGATTGGTGGAGACAAGCCGCGGTTCGGTTCCGCTCAGTGGCCCGACCACAAAGGTCGTGCCGTTTTCGGCGGTGATGTAAAGGTGGTCCTGCGCAACCAGAGGCGAACTGCTGAAGTCGATTCGTGACTTGTCTAATTCATATTCCCAGATGGTCTTGCCGGTTTTTAAGTCCAAGGCGGTGATGATCCCACGGCGTTTTTTGTCACCGGCGACATACACACGGCCGTCTTCGATGGCTGGCGTCGGGACATCGCTGCCAAGATCGTCT encodes the following:
- a CDS encoding cysteine desulfurase family protein; the encoded protein is MKPLQLTTVIYLDNHATTPCDRRVADEMMVWLVERFGNPHSTSHEMGRQAADAVAASLSVIAETLRVPDDTVVVTSGATESNNLAIDGICRHPRQKRRHLITSTIEHPAVLDVARRLRKDGFRVTEIGVHPQGHALAGQVDLVQLETALDDDTALVSIHWANNEIGTLQPIAAIAKLAHRFGALLHSDATQAVGRLPVDLHATDVDLISASAHKFYGPKGVGLLTFGGGVQRRRVRLKPMLVGGGQQRNLRSGTMSPANVVGMATALRLATSEIEATTEVTRKLRDQLFESLCDAIDPLELNGSELNSDRLAGNLNILLPDVEGEAWMAACRDVAFSSGSACSSVDANASHVIMGLGRSESEARRSVRFGIGKFNTAAELEQAIRLLSEAYERIR
- a CDS encoding PQQ-binding-like beta-propeller repeat protein, which translates into the protein MRHQKTFRSIVSLLIGCVMIGCEGADSRSEDSATSDPIAVRSTVTAEPVVAQAEQQIVDSDKASTSEVSDGQTIPMRGTEVSWPRLLGSHFDGVAPASQVSVDWTSPPQVTWTLFVGEGYGLGSVSDQTYYHFDATSSGGRAVQRIRAIDLETGTEDWSAEKPFSYNDLYGYENGPRGTPAIANDRLVSYGVDGELTCRRRSDGKELWSVSTSQTYGVVQNFFGVGASPLILDGRVIVTVGGSPPEDQQIAPGRLDRVISNGSALVAFDLESGDELWKAGEDLASYSSPRPMMIDGKQAILAFCRDHLMAIEPSDGTVLWKFKHRADKLESVNAMIPIVNNDQVFISECYDIGSALLKVTQSDASVVWKDESPSLRDHSMRCHWSTPVLIDGRLYGCSGRNNPDSDFRCVDLESGKVLWSDGRRRRSSVTQVGDVLLVMGEFGRLQVVRPNPERFELIAEYDLRDRLTSPSWAAPVVIGNRVLVRGNHRVLCLAFKS
- a CDS encoding phosphoesterase, whose protein sequence is MPQQEEHVLVIPASVIDSIGAFEGFEADAERYLDQILRSEQLAYRPRGAMEVDPSFKQLIPYVVLQHTDDSGQTSVFTYTRGGGGGEKRLHAKRSIGIGGHISREDAGEGQEAYDSGMQRELDEEICLESDYTETREGLIYDPSNEVGQVHLGVVHRFVLHSPDVTSNEEDLADGGFVPVETLRAERAELETWSQLALDALFA
- a CDS encoding sodium/solute symporter, whose product is MIYDPSWVAVFVFFSFVGATVGLSFYLGRKAKSSEGYFAAHGQIPWAVNGIAFAGDYLSAASFLGICGMIASYGYDGFLYSIGFLAGWIVALFVIAEPMKRMGRFTFADALDSQFDSRGIKAAAGISTLVVSVFYLIPQMVGAGSLIQPLLGFPHWVGVVLVGIVVITIVVTAGMVSTTWVQFLKGSLLVVFSAILVFLLIGRGFVAQPEAFDSIGPLSESELGGEMIAGRTVIAAADGWEEHPDLVRFVDQQGGGFDVYQAQPTEVEGQVILRQAQAIRKADDGTFVDGAPLGREAGEKQFQPVGTIHSLPDGKQETGGLGLVSFFTTLNDSKVVLWRNKTVAHADGTKSTIHFQKLTPGNEVLRPGEHPKFAGIRGTEMLGKLNFLSLMLALFCGTASLPHILIRYYTVKDGAAARKSTIVGIASIGFFYVLTLYIGLGAMTSGSMDLTDSNMAAPLLARSISTWLFAIISAIAFTTVLGTVSGLILASSGAVAHDLLVGVCGINLSEDKKVRIAKIAAVVVGGIAIVLGVLFKEMNVGYLVGWAFSVAASANLPALVMLLFWKGTSKQGIVASVLVGMISSLGWILVSSDTYKSVYGWDPETAIAPFSQPGIVTIPLAFVTLVVVSLMTKPASANEPAAT